In Nostoc piscinale CENA21, the genomic stretch GTATACATAAGGGATTTTTCTAAAAGTTCATTAGATAACATATTAAGGATTATTTAGCTGAATAAATTAGGACTTGTATATTTACATAAAAAAACTACAAATCAGATATTTTGGTAACTAAATTAATAATTTATTATTGACTTATTAACAATCAAGCATCTTTAGTAACTAAATCTGCTGCACCATCACGAACAGTTTCTAGGCAATTCACACTACCCAGTGAGATCACCATATTCATTAACTATTCCATCCAACTTGATCATCAACTATTGAAAAAACATTTCGCGGACTAAGCAATCTGCATAAATTAATACATTGCTCAATAACTTCTCGTTACCAATACGAACAATCTTCTATAATTACAGCTACGGTTTTATTATTTGCGACTAAATTCAGAATTAATGAAACAGGAAGTAGTATTCCGCGAATGCAAGCTTCTCTACCTGGAATACTTGAGTTAGATGTAATGCAGTCAAAACTTAACAGAATAATATTCTCACCTGAATATAAATATACTGTTTTTGCAGGATAATAAAAAACTGTTGGTAAATACACTCAATCATTGCAATTTGCAATTAAAAGCATTGACTATCCTCACATATCCCATGAGTAACAAACCTAAAATAATTGTCTTAGATGATGACCCTACCGGTTCGCAAACAGTCCACAGTTGCTTGCTGCTAATGCGCTGGGATGTGGAAACTTTACGCATCGGTTTGCGCGATGAATCACCGATTTTTTTTTGTCCTGACTAATACCCGTGCGCTACCTCCAGAGTCAGCCGCAGCTGTGACTAGAGAAGTTTGTCAAAATTTAAAACAGGCAATAGCGGCTGAAGGAATTAACGATTTTTTAGTAGTCAGCCGTTCTGATTCTACATTACGCGGTCATTATCCGATTGAAACAGATGCGATCGCCGAAGAACTCGGCCCTTTTGATGCTCATTTTCTCGTACCAGCATTTTTTGAAGGCGGACGCATCACCCGTGACAGCACCCATTACTTAATTATTGATGGTGTCCCAACTCCAGTACATGAAACTGAGTTTGCCCGCGATTCTGTATTTGGTTATCATCACAGTTACTTACCCAAATATGTCGAAGAAAAAACTCAAGGTCGCATCAGTACGGAGTCTGTCACCCGATTTTTGCTGGCTGATATTCGTGCTGGTAGCTTAGAACGCTTGCTGCAACTCACTGGTAATCAATGCGCTGTAGTTGATGGTGAAACTCAAGCCGACCTCGATATGTTCGCCAAAGATTTATTAGCTGCCGCCAGCCAAGGTAAACGCTTTTTATTTCGTAGCGCCGCCAGCATTTTAACAGCTTTGGCTGCATTACCACCCCAACCGATTGCGGCCGAAAACATGGCTAAATATGTGCGCCAAGGTAAACCTGGTGCAGTCATTGTTGGTTCCCATGTCAAAAAAACAACTCAACAATTAGAAGCACTCCTGCAAACAGCCGGAACAGTGGGAATTGAAGTTGAGGTACAAAAATTACTAGATAATCAAGAAAATTCCGCTCATACTCTGCTGACTGAGACATTAGCAAATATTCAGACTGTACATAACGCTGGCAAAACCCCTGTTGTTTATACTAGTCGTCAAGAACTCACTTTTAATGATGTTAAAACGCGGCTAGATTTTGGAATTCAAGTTTCTAGTTTATTGATGGATATTGTGCGGGGTTTACCTGCTGATATTGGCTTTTTAATTAGCAAAGGTGGAATTACTTCTAATGATGTCTTGAGTACTGGCTTGGCTTTAACAACCGCCAGATTACTTGGACAAATTCTCGCTGGTTGTTCAATGGTAACTACACCGGCAAACCATCCTCAATTTCCCAATTTACCAGTTGTACTATTTCCTGGTAATGTTGGCGATGCTAATGCGTTGGCAACAGTTTATCAACGGTTAACTAAAGAATTATGAAGTCTGAAAATTATTCGAGTTTTTAGGCTGCAAACTTGATTTTTCATTGGATGTTAATCAAAACTAATGACTCTTGACTAATGACAATCGCCAAAAAACAGTGCAATATGTATGCCTAATAGCTGTCCAGATGTCTAGTTAAGAATAATAAATCAGGGTTGATACAAAATGTTTGTTCTGAAATACTTCAGAAACATGAGTTCAGTGCAAAACTCAAAAGTTCTGAGCCGCAGTTGTTGGTGCATCCCTTGGGAGGTCACAGAAGCGTTAACAGCACTCAGTCCTCATAACTTTCTTGGGTGAGAATGTTGTTCCGTTGTGTAACTAATTTAAGATAAGTAATTACCCGGAGTTTCCGTTGTGTTTATGGCTGGTGCTGCATGACTTCTGATTTTGCTATCCCCAATCCAGAGTCAAATTCTGCGCTTCCTGATGCAGAGTCCATCACTCACCTATCTGAAATAGATGTAAATTCCACGGTTTCTCAGATTGAACCGAATTCTACCGTTTCTGATCCAGATCCCCATTCTGTGATTCCAGATACGGAGTTATCATCTGTTCTCCTTTATTTAAAATCAAATTCTCCGCCCTTAGTGTTAAATCCAGAGTCTGTCCCCCAAGAATCAGAGTCAAATGCTCCAATTTTGGATGTAGAGTTAAATCCTGCGCCTGAAGAATCGGAATTAAATTTGGCTAAAGACTTAGAAGCGAATGCTGAAGTCCCCCATACAGATGCGAGTTCTACTCTTTGGGATGTGACAGAAACCGAAGTAGACAATCGACTCAAAAATCATATCCAAGTCCAGTTCAAACATGAAGACGGAAAACTGTTAGTGATTTTACCGACAGAATCCCAGTTACCTGCTTCAGAACTGGCTTGGTCTGATATTTGGCAACAGTTAAAGTTGCGATTAAATGCAGGCGATCGCTTAAGAATACCAAATACACCTGTACATTTGGTAGCTCATGACCGCTTGTTAGATAGCAGACAACTGCAAGATTTAGCCGACAGCTTTAGTGAAGTCCAACTCCAACTCAAATATGTTGCTACGAGTCGGAGACAAACTGCGATCGCTGCTGTCACATCAGGGTATTCTGTAGAGCAACTACAGCCCCAAACTTCCCTCAGTTCTGAACCTCAAGCCACACCTACCACCCACGCCGATGCACTTTATCTCGAAATGACCGTGCGATCGGGAGTCGAAATTCGCCATCCCGGCACAGTAATTTTGCTAGGAGATGTCAATCCAGGTGGTATCGTAGTTGCAGAAGG encodes the following:
- a CDS encoding DUF433 domain-containing protein; its protein translation is MYLPTVFYYPAKTVYLYSGENIILLSFDCITSNSSIPGREACIRGILLPVSLILNLVANNKTVAVIIEDCSYW
- the minC gene encoding septum site-determining protein MinC, with amino-acid sequence MTSDFAIPNPESNSALPDAESITHLSEIDVNSTVSQIEPNSTVSDPDPHSVIPDTELSSVLLYLKSNSPPLVLNPESVPQESESNAPILDVELNPAPEESELNLAKDLEANAEVPHTDASSTLWDVTETEVDNRLKNHIQVQFKHEDGKLLVILPTESQLPASELAWSDIWQQLKLRLNAGDRLRIPNTPVHLVAHDRLLDSRQLQDLADSFSEVQLQLKYVATSRRQTAIAAVTSGYSVEQLQPQTSLSSEPQATPTTHADALYLEMTVRSGVEIRHPGTVILLGDVNPGGIVVAEGDILVWGRLRGIAHAGAGGNRECLIMALQMEPTQLRIADAVARAPEKLPAQFSPEVAHITPQGIRIARATDFSRNQLARINPVP